Within the Solibacillus silvestris genome, the region TACCTGCAGCTCACGCTCTCGTTCCTCTTCTGCTAAAATTCGCTCTTTTTCTGCCACTTCATATTTTCGATAACCAAGATGTGCAATGACAATACTTACTTCATATAAAATAAATAGTGGTATTGCAATAATGATATTCGATACTAAATCAGGCGGCGCGAGCAATACCGAAATCACGATTAATACAAAATACGCATATTTTCGGAATTTCACCATGAGTTTCGGATTAATAATTCCGAGACGTGAAAGAAACAGCGTTACAACAGGCAATTGAAACAGCACCGCAAAAGGCACTATTAACTTAATTAAAAATGAGAAGAATTCATTAATACCGATTGTTTGCGTAATATTCAAATCATTGGATAAATCCGTCATAAAGCGCATAATAAATGGAAATAACACAAAATAAGCAAAGGCTATTCCCCCTATACACAGTGCAAAAGCATACGGAATATATTTCAATGTTGCCTTACGTTCAGCCTCATGCAAACCAGGTGTTATAAAAGCCCATAGCTGGTATAGCAGTATTGGCGATACAATAACGGCAGCTACAATAAATGTAACTTGTAAATACACGGTTAAAGGATCTGCCGGACTAAATGCATTCATCGAAAAACTGGCAGCTAAATCGCTGCGTTGAATGTATCGAATAAGTGGTTTCGCCGTATAGAATCCGACGAAAAGAGCCATCACGAAGAAAATCGCCACGAAAAATAAGCGCTTTCTAAGCTCTTCCATATGTTCAACTACGGTTAATTCTCTTGAATTCATAGCAATACATCCTTATTTTACTTAACTTCGTTTTTTTCGTTCTCTTTATGTTCAATCACTTTTTTCTTTGTATCAAAATCGTCGTCGTCGTCCGTCAAGCCTTTCGTAGCGCTACGGAATTCACGTAAAGTTGTCCCCATTGCACGACCTAATGATGGCAATTTTTTGGGACCGAATATTAGCAAAGCAATCAGTCCAATGATTATTAGGCTCACAGGTGTAATCGCATTTAAATGTACAATCACTATAGCCACCTCCTCTATTATTATGTATATTTTACATTAATTAACTAGAATTTGCTATTTATAGTAATGAACATTTTGTTACTTACCTGAGTTTCGTACTAAATACGTAAGTGCCTGTAATTCTACCGATAGATCTATGTTCATCACTTTAATCGTGTCAGGAACAGATAATCGTACTGGTGTGAAATTTAATATACCTTTTGCATTTATTTTAACGAGTCGGTCTGTCATCATTTGTGCTGAGCGGGAAGAAACCGTTAATAT harbors:
- a CDS encoding translocase, with amino-acid sequence MIVHLNAITPVSLIIIGLIALLIFGPKKLPSLGRAMGTTLREFRSATKGLTDDDDDFDTKKKVIEHKENEKNEVK
- a CDS encoding preprotein translocase subunit TatC, whose amino-acid sequence is MNSRELTVVEHMEELRKRLFFVAIFFVMALFVGFYTAKPLIRYIQRSDLAASFSMNAFSPADPLTVYLQVTFIVAAVIVSPILLYQLWAFITPGLHEAERKATLKYIPYAFALCIGGIAFAYFVLFPFIMRFMTDLSNDLNITQTIGINEFFSFLIKLIVPFAVLFQLPVVTLFLSRLGIINPKLMVKFRKYAYFVLIVISVLLAPPDLVSNIIIAIPLFILYEVSIVIAHLGYRKYEVAEKERILAEEERERELQVEELLEMQRRQMEQMNNS